The following are from one region of the Deinococcus roseus genome:
- a CDS encoding VOC family protein, with protein MTRHPIITGLFETHINVSQLETSMQFYGEVLGLELAHLEEQRRIAFYWMGGRGESMLGLWETPPAEVARQHFAFRSTLEGLEKAASYLKDKGLQGYNFLGDGTDRPMVFGWMPALALYFRDPDGHSLEFITMLEGKARPDVGVISLEDWQALQNG; from the coding sequence ATGACCCGGCATCCCATCATCACAGGTCTGTTTGAAACCCACATCAACGTCAGCCAGCTGGAAACCTCCATGCAGTTTTACGGAGAGGTGCTGGGTCTGGAGCTGGCCCACCTGGAAGAACAGCGTCGCATCGCGTTTTACTGGATGGGAGGGAGGGGAGAGTCCATGCTGGGTTTGTGGGAAACCCCTCCTGCAGAAGTGGCAAGGCAGCATTTCGCTTTCCGTTCCACCCTGGAAGGGCTGGAGAAAGCCGCCTCATACCTGAAAGACAAAGGCCTGCAGGGCTACAACTTCCTGGGTGACGGCACAGACCGCCCGATGGTCTTCGGCTGGATGCCCGCCCTGGCCCTGTATTTCCGCGACCCGGACGGGCACTCTCTGGAATTCATCACCATGCTGGAAGGGAAGGCCCGACCCGATGTGGGGGTCATTTCTCTGGAAGACTGGCAGGCCCTGCAGAACGGTTAA
- a CDS encoding DUF5724 domain-containing protein, which translates to MRAEDAQKTLKELQIKWKDGYKDRAAKAPETARTFALGLHELDTLSSYHQPEKHQNLQKQLQQTLQNMVEAERLQVFQVLFPRFAAQVEATWQLLDTLPYQLGYSRKSFRVTNHIIQFQKKWQWMLDLWQLTRHYDQDLSWMVAWAGHLSSYHGDTLGYLLAAAINQGDQEVLQILKDTAASEHEVGLMGRHVTRALLSSNNPEAWIFTEKLLLAAQKQEGLRQVVLETVDEAHPEAFLRMVKLILAEDLLRFSAVMRAVAVWLGLHGDVTERKMLETQLSTFLNLLEDPEALQNALQKGNGQQLYMALMVVGFRDAREVLRLGQDLLQDPDVERRYAAAQVMQSTGLPEFAEHLLTLMRDSDLRVASLGISQQFARQETPEALFMELVNLGEKLPKEGKLEPLVWPWLGWISPRSAVFNLLPQALGQRPKSDLLPYFASMGSWQHGQVLRDLGKSRLQAGPLREHLVQSLGHTDEHIRRCAFEALEKQSLFEEEIQSLENLFSRKGADVRQKASQLLLKQPTSGQVASVRRLTTQKKTDVRLAGLDLLGQMVKEKSSEPEVQGVLGEVLETFAPKNANEAQLYEGLRLPDEQLTLQNGLGLFDPQQLSRFTLPQFVQRNYQRLEMVQWLKELDRLIFSHADTEIHLKIHNGEMQTFLLGNLIEHPHSYRLDQQETFPLAEVWQKWWAARPDPQPHDLEQLKWIQEVKTRQRFGEEARHVLLPDLKLPALKSQNLILEILEFLKGETLPAEAVDFLLDLQESELSLLDPLLVPKKETYGGLQDPRPYSRELYLLHQNPTPDQVKRLWNLELYSNRGFAHLPKLRPELPLVLKAWEHGFASEHDVLDHLIGPREDNNQYGWNPGFRDLAALTARNFKDQPAPELLELVERIRSRILQIELHRADLPTAASLPASQLRSVQGMDLTLKLLKGLGKETMTRGHVQNTESKTAVYSHLIRVSFPAPQDTPEGFSALAKEQGLSDSRLLELAVYAPQWADLVEKHLGWTGLTAAIYWLHAHTRDTGYFVDQQVREVWEAEIAERTPLSAQDLLDGAVDVQWFKAMIAALGENHFAELLKASRYLSSTGAQKRAELYARAILGQADEREMVQSIKTKRHQDSVRALGLLPAQQEGVVLQRYRILQAFLKESKQFGAMKQASEQLASRIGLHNLARSAGFADPERLMWQMETLEVQNLNGQQVTLDTVTLTLRVDEEGTPHIDIQKAGKPLKNIPPALRKNPEVVELLQSKQHLEQQKSRMREAFEQAMVRGDHFSLKEVQTLFTHPVVRPMLQNLLWVQGEQKLGFSDGSVLNTLDGSSPLTDEGYRIAHAHDLLTSGQWREWQQHCFEKQIQQPFKQIFREYYLPTAQELEGTSSKRYEGQQLNPRQALALLKTRNWVTVPEEGARKTFHSEGLNVWLYFQEGFYTPLDIEGLTVSQVVFTERGKWEPLPISSVPPRIFSEVMRDVDLIVSVAHVGGVDPEASQSTVEMRSRLIQETLRLLKIDNVQLKAVHALIQGHHADYSVHLGSGTVHRHPGGALCILPVHSQHRGRIFLPFADNDPKTAEVISKVLLLAKDRQIQDPSILEQLT; encoded by the coding sequence GGTTACAGCCGCAAATCTTTTCGGGTGACAAACCACATCATCCAGTTCCAGAAAAAATGGCAGTGGATGCTGGACCTGTGGCAACTCACCCGCCACTACGATCAGGATTTGTCCTGGATGGTCGCCTGGGCAGGACACCTCAGCAGTTACCACGGGGACACCCTGGGGTACCTGCTTGCTGCTGCCATCAACCAGGGGGATCAAGAGGTCCTGCAGATTCTCAAGGACACTGCAGCCTCTGAACACGAAGTGGGTCTGATGGGCAGGCATGTGACCCGTGCCCTGCTGAGCAGCAACAATCCAGAGGCCTGGATTTTCACTGAAAAACTGCTGCTGGCTGCACAGAAGCAGGAGGGCCTCCGGCAGGTGGTGCTGGAAACCGTGGATGAAGCCCACCCAGAAGCTTTCCTGCGCATGGTGAAACTGATCCTTGCAGAAGATTTGCTGCGCTTCTCTGCCGTGATGCGGGCTGTTGCCGTGTGGCTGGGGCTTCACGGGGATGTCACCGAACGCAAAATGCTGGAAACCCAGCTGAGCACTTTCCTGAACCTGCTGGAAGACCCCGAAGCCCTGCAAAATGCCCTGCAGAAGGGCAACGGTCAGCAACTCTACATGGCCCTGATGGTGGTGGGCTTCAGAGATGCCCGTGAAGTGCTGCGTCTGGGCCAGGACCTGCTGCAGGATCCCGATGTGGAAAGGCGTTACGCTGCTGCACAGGTGATGCAGAGCACAGGCCTGCCCGAATTCGCAGAACACCTTTTGACCCTGATGCGGGACAGCGACCTCCGGGTGGCCTCGCTGGGCATTTCCCAGCAGTTTGCCCGCCAGGAGACCCCAGAAGCCCTTTTCATGGAACTGGTGAACCTCGGGGAAAAGCTGCCCAAAGAAGGAAAACTGGAGCCGCTGGTGTGGCCCTGGCTGGGCTGGATTTCTCCACGCAGTGCAGTGTTCAATCTGTTGCCGCAAGCCCTGGGCCAGCGCCCGAAGTCTGATCTGCTGCCTTACTTTGCCAGCATGGGTTCGTGGCAGCATGGTCAGGTGCTGCGGGATCTGGGCAAATCCAGACTGCAAGCAGGCCCCCTCAGGGAACATCTGGTGCAATCGCTGGGACACACCGACGAGCACATTCGGCGGTGCGCCTTTGAAGCCCTGGAAAAACAGAGCCTGTTTGAAGAAGAAATTCAGTCCCTGGAAAATTTGTTCTCCCGCAAAGGTGCAGATGTGCGGCAGAAAGCCAGCCAGTTGCTGCTGAAACAGCCCACCTCTGGACAGGTGGCCTCGGTCAGGCGGCTGACCACCCAGAAGAAAACCGATGTGCGGCTGGCCGGGCTGGACCTACTGGGTCAAATGGTCAAAGAAAAATCCAGTGAACCGGAAGTGCAGGGCGTGCTGGGTGAAGTGCTGGAGACCTTTGCTCCCAAAAATGCCAACGAAGCCCAGCTTTATGAAGGATTGCGTCTGCCAGATGAGCAACTGACCCTGCAAAACGGTCTGGGGTTGTTCGATCCGCAGCAGCTTTCCAGGTTCACCCTTCCCCAATTTGTGCAGCGCAATTACCAGCGTCTGGAAATGGTGCAGTGGCTGAAAGAACTGGACCGTCTGATCTTTTCCCATGCAGACACCGAAATTCACCTGAAAATACACAACGGAGAAATGCAGACTTTCCTGCTGGGAAACCTCATTGAGCACCCCCACAGTTACCGTCTGGACCAGCAGGAAACCTTCCCACTGGCAGAGGTGTGGCAGAAGTGGTGGGCCGCCCGTCCCGATCCACAACCCCACGATCTGGAGCAACTGAAATGGATCCAGGAGGTGAAAACCAGACAGCGTTTCGGGGAAGAGGCCAGACATGTCCTGCTGCCAGACCTCAAACTGCCTGCGCTGAAGTCCCAGAACCTGATTCTGGAAATCCTGGAGTTCCTGAAAGGTGAAACCCTTCCTGCAGAGGCTGTGGATTTCCTGCTGGACCTGCAAGAAAGTGAACTCAGTTTGCTGGATCCCCTGCTGGTGCCCAAAAAAGAAACCTACGGCGGCCTGCAGGATCCCAGGCCTTATTCCAGGGAGCTTTACCTGCTGCACCAGAACCCAACCCCGGACCAGGTGAAGCGCCTGTGGAACCTGGAGCTGTACAGCAACCGTGGTTTTGCCCACCTGCCAAAACTCCGGCCTGAGCTTCCCCTGGTGCTGAAAGCCTGGGAGCATGGCTTTGCTTCTGAACACGATGTGCTGGACCACCTGATCGGACCCAGGGAAGACAACAACCAGTACGGCTGGAACCCCGGTTTCCGTGACCTTGCCGCCCTGACCGCCAGAAACTTCAAAGACCAGCCTGCCCCTGAGCTTCTGGAACTCGTGGAACGCATCCGAAGCCGGATTCTGCAAATCGAATTGCATCGGGCAGATTTGCCCACCGCTGCCAGTTTGCCCGCCAGTCAATTGCGCTCGGTGCAGGGCATGGACCTGACCCTGAAGTTGCTGAAAGGTCTGGGCAAGGAAACCATGACCCGTGGCCACGTGCAGAACACCGAAAGCAAAACCGCGGTGTACAGCCACCTGATCCGGGTGTCTTTCCCGGCACCCCAGGACACCCCAGAAGGGTTTTCTGCGCTGGCAAAAGAACAGGGCCTGAGTGACAGCCGATTGCTGGAACTGGCGGTTTATGCCCCACAGTGGGCCGATCTGGTGGAAAAACACCTGGGCTGGACGGGCCTGACGGCGGCCATTTACTGGCTGCATGCCCACACCAGAGACACCGGATACTTTGTGGACCAGCAGGTGCGGGAAGTGTGGGAGGCCGAAATTGCAGAGCGCACCCCCCTCTCTGCCCAGGACCTGCTGGATGGCGCGGTGGATGTGCAGTGGTTCAAAGCCATGATTGCTGCGCTGGGAGAAAACCATTTTGCAGAGCTGCTGAAAGCCTCCCGGTACCTGTCCAGCACCGGAGCCCAGAAACGGGCAGAGCTTTACGCCAGAGCCATTCTGGGTCAGGCAGATGAACGCGAAATGGTCCAGAGCATCAAGACCAAACGCCACCAGGACAGCGTGCGGGCACTGGGACTTTTGCCTGCACAGCAAGAAGGGGTGGTGCTGCAGCGCTACCGCATCCTGCAGGCTTTCCTGAAAGAGAGCAAGCAATTCGGGGCCATGAAACAGGCCAGTGAACAGCTCGCTTCCCGCATCGGGCTGCACAACCTGGCCAGAAGTGCAGGTTTTGCCGACCCCGAGCGCCTGATGTGGCAGATGGAAACGCTGGAGGTGCAAAACCTCAACGGTCAGCAGGTCACCCTGGACACAGTGACCCTCACCCTCAGGGTGGATGAAGAAGGCACCCCCCACATTGACATCCAGAAGGCCGGGAAACCCCTCAAGAACATTCCTCCGGCCCTGCGTAAAAACCCTGAAGTGGTGGAATTGCTGCAAAGCAAGCAACATCTGGAGCAGCAGAAATCCCGCATGCGGGAGGCCTTCGAGCAGGCCATGGTGCGCGGGGACCACTTTTCTTTGAAAGAAGTGCAGACGCTGTTCACCCATCCGGTGGTCCGGCCCATGCTGCAAAACCTGCTGTGGGTGCAGGGCGAGCAGAAGCTGGGTTTCTCAGATGGCAGCGTCCTGAACACCCTGGATGGCAGTTCCCCCCTCACCGACGAAGGGTACCGCATTGCCCATGCCCATGACCTGCTCACCTCGGGTCAGTGGCGGGAATGGCAGCAGCACTGCTTTGAAAAGCAGATCCAGCAGCCTTTCAAGCAGATCTTCCGGGAATACTACCTGCCCACCGCGCAGGAACTGGAAGGAACCAGCAGCAAACGTTACGAGGGTCAGCAACTCAATCCCAGACAGGCCCTGGCCCTTTTGAAGACCCGCAACTGGGTCACGGTGCCTGAAGAAGGGGCCAGAAAAACCTTCCACAGTGAGGGGCTGAACGTGTGGCTTTACTTCCAGGAAGGCTTTTACACGCCTCTGGACATTGAAGGGCTCACGGTTTCACAGGTGGTCTTCACCGAACGGGGCAAGTGGGAACCCCTGCCCATTTCCAGCGTCCCACCACGCATTTTCAGCGAAGTCATGCGGGATGTGGATTTGATTGTCAGTGTGGCACATGTGGGTGGCGTGGACCCCGAAGCCAGCCAATCCACCGTGGAGATGCGCAGTCGCCTGATCCAGGAAACCCTCAGGCTGCTGAAGATCGACAATGTGCAACTGAAAGCAGTCCACGCCCTGATTCAGGGACATCACGCAGATTACTCGGTGCATCTGGGCTCAGGCACCGTGCACCGCCACCCAGGAGGAGCCCTCTGCATCCTTCCGGTGCATTCCCAGCACCGCGGACGCATTTTCCTGCCCTTTGCAGACAACGACCCCAAAACCGCCGAGGTGATCTCCAAGGTGCTGCTGCTGGCAAAAGACCGCCAGATTCAGGATCCCAGCATTCTGGAACAGCTCACCTGA
- a CDS encoding glycoside hydrolase family 125 protein, with protein sequence MSHHPVLQAVIREVTGQLTSHPQVAEAFQNCYPNTFDTTIQSCADGSTFVITGDIPAMWLRDSAAQVSPYLPLVQDHPQIREIIRGLIVRQAQCLLLDPYANAFNQNPSGPGHKQDRPEPSPWVWERKFELDSLCYPIRLAHQYWTLTGDRSVLLGDFRQMLDVVLHTMRTEQHHEEESPYRFERPDPLLPSDTLEREGLGSPTAYTGMVWSGFRPSDDACTHHYLIPANMFAWVSLGQVVQWAEEVYQDENLAFEARSLMHDIQQGIREYGTFQHPEFGKIYAYEADGLGNQLFMDDANVPSLLSLPYLGYCPADDPIYLNTRRFILSKHNPFYFQGRFLQGIGSPHTPGGLVWPIALSMQGLTSLDRQERLALIRQLVSTTAGTGFMHEGVHPEDPHHFTRPWFAWANSLFADFVLKSLQLGDWDEVPTDLYAQSALQTAGSRKDHL encoded by the coding sequence ATGTCCCACCACCCAGTCCTGCAAGCCGTGATCCGTGAGGTGACCGGACAGCTCACCTCCCACCCCCAGGTGGCCGAAGCTTTCCAGAACTGCTACCCCAACACCTTCGACACCACCATCCAGAGCTGTGCAGATGGCAGCACCTTTGTGATCACCGGAGACATTCCCGCCATGTGGCTCAGGGATTCTGCCGCCCAGGTCAGCCCGTATTTGCCCCTGGTGCAGGACCATCCCCAGATCCGCGAGATCATCCGGGGCCTGATCGTTCGGCAGGCGCAATGCTTGCTGCTGGACCCCTACGCCAATGCCTTCAACCAGAACCCCAGTGGCCCCGGTCACAAACAGGACCGTCCTGAACCCAGCCCATGGGTGTGGGAACGCAAATTCGAGCTGGATTCCCTGTGCTACCCCATCCGGCTGGCCCACCAGTACTGGACCCTCACCGGAGACCGTTCTGTGCTGCTGGGCGATTTCCGCCAGATGCTGGATGTGGTTTTGCACACCATGCGCACCGAGCAGCACCACGAAGAGGAGTCCCCTTACCGTTTCGAGCGCCCCGATCCCTTGCTCCCCTCAGACACGCTGGAAAGGGAAGGCCTGGGAAGCCCCACCGCCTACACGGGCATGGTCTGGTCGGGGTTCCGTCCCAGCGACGATGCCTGCACCCACCATTACCTGATTCCGGCCAACATGTTTGCCTGGGTGTCTCTGGGGCAGGTGGTGCAGTGGGCAGAGGAGGTCTACCAGGACGAAAATCTGGCCTTTGAGGCCCGCAGCCTGATGCATGACATTCAGCAAGGCATCCGTGAGTACGGCACCTTCCAGCACCCTGAATTTGGCAAAATCTACGCTTACGAGGCAGATGGTCTGGGAAACCAGCTTTTCATGGACGATGCCAACGTGCCCAGTTTGCTGTCCCTGCCCTACCTGGGATACTGCCCTGCGGACGATCCCATCTACCTGAACACCCGCCGTTTCATCCTCAGCAAGCACAACCCGTTTTATTTTCAGGGGCGTTTCTTGCAGGGGATTGGCAGCCCCCACACCCCCGGAGGTCTGGTCTGGCCCATTGCACTAAGCATGCAGGGTCTGACCTCACTGGACCGCCAGGAACGCCTGGCTTTGATCCGGCAACTGGTCAGCACCACTGCAGGCACCGGATTCATGCATGAGGGTGTGCACCCCGAAGACCCCCACCATTTCACCCGCCCCTGGTTTGCCTGGGCCAACAGCCTGTTCGCAGATTTCGTGCTGAAATCCCTGCAGCTTGGAGACTGGGACGAGGTGCCTACAGACCTGTATGCCCAGAGCGCCCTGCAAACAGCGGGCAGCAGAAAGGACCACCTGTGA
- a CDS encoding ABC transporter substrate-binding protein, with the protein MKTPRTLQALSALTLVLLTTSAFAQSKTKVTIMTWEGNSTNQSIMNALSDFEKQNPDIDVELVNVPAGGYDQARNGLIQAKKLPDLFWVGNDQVLDYARQGILFDWSKYAAKEKALMARFAPGSIDNYKLDGKLYGLPSLMNTYGYFYNADLFKQAGVPLPKANWTYREFFDAARKLTVKDGNRTVRYGVYGPLNGIETLSQYSLSAGGVALADRILNTSKVTITPQMVEGAKMWSAAIKDGIVTPRTYPSDGMTEVFLSGKIPMLGAGQWLASGFLDSKPNFKWGFAPMPIVKNKVHILDAVGIASPSYIKNPDAVWKVLKYLDTKAWEKVLVDAPVAPAAYVPASKPYYDKLKAAGVSSLASSVDAMVRAQSKVGVRFLAPAWSGKANDVIGAVYNDIISGNVDIQNGLDKMAADINTLIQKSH; encoded by the coding sequence ATGAAAACCCCCCGCACCCTGCAAGCCCTTTCTGCCCTCACCCTTGTTTTGCTGACCACCAGCGCATTTGCCCAGAGCAAAACAAAGGTCACCATCATGACCTGGGAAGGCAACAGCACCAATCAGAGCATCATGAATGCCCTGTCAGACTTTGAAAAACAGAACCCAGACATTGATGTGGAACTGGTCAATGTGCCCGCAGGGGGCTACGACCAGGCCCGCAACGGTCTGATCCAGGCCAAAAAACTCCCGGATCTGTTCTGGGTCGGGAACGATCAGGTGCTGGATTACGCCCGTCAGGGGATCCTCTTCGACTGGAGCAAATACGCTGCCAAAGAGAAAGCCCTGATGGCCCGTTTTGCCCCTGGCTCCATTGACAATTACAAGCTGGACGGCAAACTTTATGGCCTTCCCAGCCTGATGAACACCTACGGTTACTTCTACAATGCAGACCTCTTCAAACAGGCCGGAGTGCCGCTGCCAAAAGCCAACTGGACCTACAGGGAGTTCTTCGATGCCGCCCGCAAACTGACCGTCAAGGACGGCAACCGCACCGTGCGTTACGGGGTGTACGGACCGTTGAACGGCATTGAAACCCTCAGCCAGTATTCCCTTTCTGCAGGAGGGGTGGCCCTGGCAGACCGCATCCTGAACACCAGCAAAGTCACCATCACCCCGCAGATGGTGGAAGGGGCAAAAATGTGGTCTGCCGCCATCAAAGACGGCATCGTGACGCCCCGCACCTACCCATCAGATGGCATGACCGAGGTGTTCCTGTCTGGCAAGATTCCCATGCTGGGCGCAGGACAGTGGCTGGCATCCGGTTTCCTGGACAGCAAACCCAATTTCAAATGGGGCTTTGCGCCCATGCCCATCGTGAAGAACAAGGTGCACATTCTGGACGCAGTGGGCATCGCCAGTCCCAGTTACATCAAGAACCCCGATGCCGTCTGGAAGGTGCTCAAGTACCTGGACACCAAAGCCTGGGAAAAAGTGCTTGTTGATGCGCCTGTGGCCCCTGCCGCCTACGTTCCGGCCTCCAAGCCCTACTACGACAAACTCAAAGCTGCTGGGGTGTCCTCCCTGGCCAGTTCGGTGGATGCGATGGTCCGTGCCCAGAGCAAGGTCGGGGTGCGCTTCCTGGCTCCGGCATGGTCCGGCAAGGCCAACGACGTGATCGGGGCCGTCTACAACGACATCATCTCTGGCAATGTGGACATCCAGAACGGTCTGGACAAAATGGCCGCAGACATCAACACCCTCATTCAGAAGAGCCACTGA
- a CDS encoding carbohydrate ABC transporter permease codes for MTKKARPSDLDGPTLAPLTARKSPSQDSWLGYLFILPGILGFLLFVAYPLVTSGYYALTEWNGATEPRFIGFENFRYLFQDDPSFWPSLKATGLFMVLSVPSGLLIGLLLAVLVNRNLPGIRMIRTVLYLPVVLPAVASLTLWKFIYNPDFGLANQMLGFLHLPTRLWLGDVNLALPSLVLIGLWGAGGSMVIFLAGLQAVPKELYEAATLDGANPTTTLLKITMPMMSPILFMQLITGMISALQAFSQAQILTRGGPNLSTNFLMYDIYVNAFENQQFGLATAQCWVLLLLIVALTVLVFRFSSTFVFAENEN; via the coding sequence GTGACCAAAAAAGCCCGGCCCTCTGACCTCGATGGTCCCACCCTGGCCCCCCTCACCGCCCGAAAATCCCCCAGTCAGGACAGCTGGCTCGGGTATTTGTTCATCCTGCCGGGCATTCTGGGCTTCCTGCTTTTTGTGGCCTATCCACTCGTCACCTCCGGGTATTACGCCCTCACCGAGTGGAACGGGGCCACCGAGCCGCGCTTCATTGGCTTCGAGAACTTCCGTTATCTGTTTCAGGACGACCCTTCCTTCTGGCCTTCTTTGAAAGCCACGGGGCTTTTCATGGTGCTGAGCGTGCCCTCTGGGCTTTTGATTGGACTTTTGCTGGCCGTGCTGGTCAACCGCAACTTGCCAGGCATTCGCATGATTCGCACGGTGCTCTATCTGCCCGTGGTCTTGCCTGCTGTGGCCAGCCTGACCCTCTGGAAGTTCATCTACAACCCCGATTTCGGTCTGGCCAACCAGATGCTGGGTTTCCTGCACCTGCCCACCCGGTTGTGGCTGGGAGATGTGAACCTCGCCCTGCCTTCGCTGGTCCTGATTGGGTTGTGGGGTGCGGGTGGAAGCATGGTGATTTTCCTGGCCGGATTGCAAGCCGTTCCAAAAGAGCTGTATGAAGCTGCCACGCTGGACGGTGCAAATCCCACCACCACCCTGCTGAAAATCACCATGCCCATGATGAGCCCCATCCTCTTCATGCAACTGATCACCGGAATGATCTCCGCGCTGCAGGCCTTCTCCCAGGCGCAAATCCTCACGCGGGGTGGTCCCAACCTCAGCACCAACTTCCTGATGTACGACATTTACGTCAATGCCTTCGAAAACCAGCAGTTCGGTCTGGCGACGGCCCAGTGCTGGGTGCTGCTGCTCCTGATTGTGGCCCTCACCGTGCTGGTGTTCCGTTTTTCCAGCACCTTCGTGTTCGCAGAGAACGAGAACTGA
- a CDS encoding carbohydrate ABC transporter permease, with the protein MSQLTPTRPGQKSSQRSRTWTPAHVFSVVLLLLVCLTMLFPLFWMITTALKSNSAIYQIPPRLWPEEFHWENFINGFKAINFGKLFLNSSILAVLNVVGSVFSSMVIAYGLSRIRFPGRKVWFYIFIGSMMLPAIVTTVPLFKLFLSIGWYQTWWPLIVPAFLGNPFFIFLAYQYYFSIPLSIDEAARMDGANHWIIFTRIMVPLTRPVWIAMCVYAFQGSWNDYLNPLIYLPFSPEKWPLSVGMASFAGGFAGVAATRWNEFMATNLLYMLPSLVVFFVAQNHFMAGMGALSSRSSK; encoded by the coding sequence ATGTCCCAGTTGACCCCCACCCGTCCTGGCCAGAAATCCAGCCAGAGAAGCCGCACCTGGACCCCCGCCCATGTTTTCAGCGTTGTGCTGCTGCTCCTTGTTTGCCTGACCATGCTGTTCCCGCTGTTCTGGATGATCACCACGGCTTTAAAGAGCAACAGTGCCATCTACCAGATTCCCCCCAGACTCTGGCCCGAAGAATTCCACTGGGAGAACTTCATCAACGGGTTCAAAGCCATCAACTTTGGCAAATTGTTCCTGAATTCCAGCATTCTGGCGGTTTTGAATGTGGTGGGCAGCGTGTTCTCCTCGATGGTGATTGCCTATGGTCTGTCCCGCATCCGCTTTCCGGGCCGCAAGGTGTGGTTTTACATCTTCATTGGCAGCATGATGCTTCCTGCGATTGTCACCACCGTGCCCCTGTTCAAACTGTTTCTGTCCATTGGCTGGTACCAGACCTGGTGGCCGCTGATTGTCCCTGCCTTTCTGGGCAATCCCTTCTTCATTTTTCTGGCTTACCAGTACTACTTTTCCATCCCCCTTTCCATTGATGAGGCTGCAAGAATGGACGGTGCAAACCACTGGATCATCTTCACCCGCATCATGGTGCCCCTGACCCGTCCGGTGTGGATTGCCATGTGTGTGTATGCCTTCCAGGGCTCCTGGAACGATTACCTCAACCCCCTGATCTACCTGCCCTTCTCGCCCGAGAAATGGCCCCTGTCCGTGGGCATGGCGTCTTTTGCTGGTGGGTTTGCCGGGGTGGCCGCCACCCGCTGGAATGAGTTCATGGCGACCAATTTGCTGTACATGCTGCCTTCTCTGGTGGTGTTCTTCGTGGCCCAGAACCACTTCATGGCCGGGATGGGTGCACTCAGTTCCCGTTCCAGCAAGTAA
- a CDS encoding ROK family protein translates to MTNFFCQPTLSLDVGGSHVTASVVQAPHGSVLLTPPVRFELHEDHAADRLLDAWAQVAVQAWQHCNLQVQGIGVGMPGPFDYQTSEARFTGKFRSLNGVQVTEELRQRWAGTPLADLPLHYLNDAAAFTLGEAVAGFAKRDGRVLGITLGTGLGSGFVIDRHVLAGGMGIAREGQIGWEPYLDATAEDYVSTGRLKADYWRWGGERISPAEIARRAEQGDDAAQQVFRQFGTHLGSIVSEWVQRFSPDAVVFGGGISRAWGCFSPQLTRQVPSKVKLYASHLMENAALIGAAAHTQSQLDFLLLNRL, encoded by the coding sequence GTGACAAACTTCTTCTGTCAGCCCACCCTCAGCCTGGATGTGGGCGGAAGCCACGTGACCGCCAGTGTGGTGCAGGCACCCCATGGCTCTGTGCTGCTCACCCCTCCGGTGCGGTTTGAGTTGCACGAAGACCACGCTGCAGATCGGCTGCTGGACGCCTGGGCGCAGGTGGCAGTGCAAGCCTGGCAACACTGCAATTTGCAGGTGCAGGGCATCGGGGTGGGCATGCCGGGGCCTTTTGATTACCAGACTTCAGAAGCCCGCTTTACGGGAAAATTTCGTTCCCTGAACGGTGTGCAAGTGACGGAGGAATTGCGTCAACGCTGGGCAGGCACTCCCCTGGCAGATTTACCGCTGCATTACCTCAACGATGCTGCAGCCTTCACGCTTGGGGAAGCAGTTGCGGGTTTTGCAAAGCGAGATGGTCGGGTGCTGGGCATCACACTGGGCACCGGACTGGGCAGCGGTTTTGTGATCGACCGCCATGTGCTGGCGGGTGGAATGGGCATTGCCCGCGAAGGCCAGATTGGCTGGGAACCCTACCTGGACGCCACCGCAGAAGATTACGTGTCCACGGGCAGGCTCAAGGCCGATTACTGGCGCTGGGGCGGAGAGCGCATCAGCCCTGCTGAAATCGCCCGCCGCGCCGAACAGGGAGACGATGCTGCCCAGCAGGTCTTCCGTCAATTCGGCACCCACCTGGGCAGCATTGTCTCCGAATGGGTGCAGCGTTTCTCGCCGGATGCTGTGGTGTTCGGAGGGGGGATCTCACGGGCCTGGGGCTGCTTTTCTCCTCAATTGACCCGTCAGGTGCCTTCAAAAGTCAAACTGTATGCCAGCCACCTGATGGAAAACGCTGCTCTGATCGGAGCTGCAGCCCACACCCAGAGTCAGCTGGATTTCTTGCTGCTGAACAGGCTGTGA